In the Pyrolobus fumarii 1A genome, one interval contains:
- a CDS encoding 7-cyano-7-deazaguanine synthase produces MAKRVVILGLVSGGVDSTTAALHAKHEYCGEGVECYAYALTLSYGQRHSREIESARRFAERYGFKHLVVEIRGLSGSEVIGLGVSALTDKSIEVPETLEPGKVPVTYVPQRNLVLLAHAASILEMLLVAHDAELGVLSVGFHRSDWSMDEPVYPDTRREFVDALELAVNLGSGRVFEGKSLVRIHAPFVDKPKWFIIRWGVEHGMDYSLTWSCYRGGEKPCGRCPACKSRLRAFMAAGVEDPLTPLYETLPDWYKEWLENRERCSKGDRSACKVAEELSARERRR; encoded by the coding sequence GTGGCAAAACGCGTTGTGATTCTCGGGCTTGTCTCTGGTGGCGTGGACAGCACTACGGCCGCCTTGCACGCCAAGCACGAGTATTGTGGTGAGGGTGTCGAGTGTTACGCGTATGCACTCACGCTCAGCTATGGTCAGAGGCACTCGCGGGAGATAGAGTCGGCCAGGAGGTTTGCTGAGCGTTACGGCTTCAAGCATCTTGTTGTAGAGATAAGGGGGCTGAGCGGGTCGGAGGTCATAGGACTTGGCGTATCAGCGCTCACCGATAAAAGCATTGAAGTTCCCGAGACGCTTGAGCCCGGCAAGGTCCCGGTTACCTACGTGCCTCAGCGTAACCTCGTGTTGCTCGCGCATGCCGCGTCTATTCTAGAGATGTTGCTTGTGGCCCATGATGCGGAGCTTGGCGTGTTGAGCGTTGGGTTCCACCGGAGTGACTGGTCGATGGACGAGCCGGTATACCCGGACACGCGTCGCGAGTTTGTCGACGCTCTTGAGCTCGCAGTTAACCTTGGCAGTGGGAGGGTCTTCGAGGGCAAGAGCCTGGTGCGGATACATGCGCCGTTCGTCGACAAACCCAAATGGTTCATCATAAGGTGGGGCGTTGAGCACGGCATGGACTACTCTCTAACCTGGAGTTGCTACCGTGGTGGCGAGAAGCCCTGCGGTAGATGCCCGGCTTGCAAGTCGAGGCTAAGAGCCTTCATGGCAGCTGGTGTTGAGGATCCCCTCACGCCGCTCTACGAGACGCTCCCAGACTGGTATAAAGAGTGGCTCGAGAACCGCGAGAGATGCAGCAAGGGCGATAGAAGCGCTTGTAAAGTGGCTGAAGAGCTTAGCGCAAGGGAGAGGAGGCGGTAA
- a CDS encoding FAD-dependent oxidoreductase has protein sequence MPLGSGLLGLRFLGCRTEDIPEAKRGSVLVIGAGPAGLGAAGRLVCMGHEVVVVDKMPEPGGLLIFGIPEFRVRKDRVRAGIRELREAGVEFRTGIEVGRDVSLEKLIHEFDAVLIATGTWKTKRLRIPGAELEGVYGALEYIVEYFMAKYGYRPLSSVPALGERVAVIGGGFTAIDACHIAMERGAREIHLVYRRTRREAPAGPNEFEMLEKKGVNIHELVSPKRYVGCDSRVCGVELIRMRLGAPDESGRPRPEPIPGSEFILEVTAVLEAVGLRPTPPFDPETNHGIRLNQDGTIWTDEFFRTTRRKVFAAGDVKHGPSKIGPALKSGIDAAQAIHKFLVGELKGWPGL, from the coding sequence TTGCCGCTCGGCTCCGGGTTACTTGGTTTGAGATTCCTCGGGTGCCGGACGGAGGATATACCTGAGGCTAAACGCGGGAGTGTCTTAGTGATTGGGGCTGGCCCCGCAGGCCTAGGGGCAGCTGGTAGGCTCGTCTGTATGGGTCACGAGGTTGTAGTAGTTGATAAGATGCCGGAGCCTGGAGGCCTCCTGATTTTCGGTATTCCTGAGTTTAGGGTGCGTAAGGATAGGGTGAGAGCTGGTATACGCGAGCTGCGCGAGGCGGGTGTAGAGTTTCGTACGGGTATTGAAGTTGGGCGTGATGTTAGCCTGGAAAAGCTGATACACGAGTTTGACGCGGTTCTCATAGCAACTGGTACATGGAAGACTAAGAGGCTTCGCATACCTGGTGCGGAGCTAGAGGGTGTTTACGGTGCACTGGAGTACATAGTCGAGTACTTCATGGCAAAGTATGGCTATAGGCCGTTGAGTAGTGTGCCAGCTCTCGGCGAGCGCGTTGCTGTTATAGGTGGTGGGTTCACGGCGATAGACGCTTGCCATATAGCGATGGAGAGGGGGGCTAGGGAGATACACCTAGTCTATCGCAGGACGAGGAGGGAGGCGCCGGCTGGTCCGAACGAGTTCGAGATGTTGGAGAAGAAGGGTGTCAATATACACGAGCTTGTCTCCCCAAAGCGGTATGTTGGCTGCGACAGTAGAGTGTGTGGTGTTGAATTGATACGTATGAGGCTCGGCGCCCCCGATGAGAGTGGCAGGCCTAGGCCGGAGCCGATACCCGGCTCTGAATTCATCCTAGAGGTCACGGCTGTGCTGGAAGCGGTAGGCCTGAGGCCAACACCCCCATTCGACCCCGAGACAAACCATGGTATACGCCTGAACCAGGACGGTACTATATGGACTGACGAGTTCTTCAGAACAACGAGGCGCAAGGTTTTCGCTGCTGGCGATGTGAAGCACGGGCCGTCAAAGATAGGGCCTGCGTTGAAGAGTGGTATAGACGCGGCCCAGGCCATTCATAAGTTCCTTGTTGGCGAGTTGAAGGGCTGGCCAGGGCTGTGA
- a CDS encoding hydrogenase: MKVTRRDFLKLVGTSALLASLDWSSLVKKAFAEVQSGSISLVWFEAQDCAGDTTALIQATDPDVLQVLGGTTHITSPGSVILPYHETVMPEWGPSAIAHLLLALGGVYDPYVLILEGSIAPDEALTGIRGSDLFCYVGDVETVHQALEALVAVVEGKMPADKVLPVIDVVKAISPRKAEMLLERAKEKVDEIERATKECLRGLKGEDPISCARWFACLMKKAVAVVALGNCAAYGGVRANSVATSFGGANKDLLEKYKATGYTPYEQWSKEGWSYSPTGSLGFFPDPIRGYTGFAKLLYSKGGWYREVAEPYVRFIEGKCVPQKPGQPDCKPAIAVPGCPANGNAQLRTLANVILWARGVLPLPELDEYWRPKFIFGQTVHEQCPRAAWYAAGVMRKEPGEPTGACLFSVGCKGPVANCPYNKVGWVNGVGGPTRTGAVCIGCTMPGFMDAYEPFYKPLPAPVSPNTNSLVAMVAGAAVVGAAAAYGMKKLVEKESKAKGK, translated from the coding sequence TTGAAAGTAACGCGACGTGACTTCTTGAAACTTGTGGGTACCAGCGCGCTACTAGCAAGCCTGGACTGGTCATCGCTAGTCAAGAAGGCGTTTGCCGAGGTCCAGTCGGGTAGCATCAGCCTGGTGTGGTTCGAGGCGCAGGATTGTGCTGGTGACACAACTGCTCTCATCCAAGCCACCGACCCGGATGTGCTCCAGGTCCTTGGAGGCACGACCCACATCACATCGCCGGGATCGGTTATCCTACCGTACCACGAGACCGTGATGCCAGAGTGGGGCCCCTCGGCAATCGCCCATCTTCTGCTAGCACTTGGCGGCGTCTACGACCCCTATGTGCTGATACTGGAGGGCTCGATAGCCCCAGATGAAGCGCTGACAGGCATACGCGGCAGCGACCTATTCTGCTACGTTGGTGATGTTGAGACCGTCCACCAGGCTCTAGAAGCTCTAGTTGCTGTTGTGGAGGGTAAGATGCCTGCTGATAAGGTGCTGCCAGTGATAGATGTGGTTAAGGCCATCTCGCCTAGGAAGGCAGAGATGCTGCTAGAGAGGGCTAAGGAGAAGGTAGACGAGATCGAGAGAGCCACGAAGGAGTGCCTACGAGGCCTAAAGGGCGAAGACCCAATATCCTGTGCCAGGTGGTTCGCCTGCCTAATGAAGAAGGCTGTTGCGGTAGTAGCTCTGGGTAACTGCGCGGCTTACGGCGGCGTAAGGGCAAACTCCGTCGCCACTAGTTTCGGCGGCGCCAACAAAGACCTACTTGAAAAGTACAAGGCGACCGGGTACACACCATACGAACAGTGGTCGAAGGAAGGCTGGTCCTATAGCCCCACGGGTAGCCTAGGCTTCTTCCCAGACCCGATACGCGGTTACACGGGCTTCGCCAAGCTGCTATACTCCAAGGGCGGATGGTACAGGGAGGTCGCCGAGCCCTACGTGAGATTCATTGAGGGCAAGTGTGTGCCACAGAAGCCTGGCCAGCCAGATTGTAAGCCTGCTATTGCAGTGCCAGGCTGCCCAGCTAACGGCAACGCCCAGCTGAGGACGCTCGCCAACGTGATACTATGGGCCAGGGGCGTGCTACCACTCCCAGAGCTGGACGAGTACTGGAGGCCGAAGTTCATCTTCGGGCAGACGGTCCACGAGCAGTGTCCACGTGCAGCGTGGTATGCCGCCGGCGTCATGAGGAAGGAGCCTGGCGAGCCCACGGGTGCTTGCCTCTTCAGCGTCGGGTGTAAGGGACCAGTTGCGAACTGTCCATACAACAAGGTTGGATGGGTCAACGGTGTGGGCGGGCCAACCCGCACTGGCGCCGTGTGCATAGGGTGCACCATGCCAGGCTTCATGGACGCCTATGAGCCGTTCTACAAGCCTCTACCCGCTCCAGTCTCGCCAAACACCAATAGTCTGGTAGCCATGGTGGCGGGCGCCGCTGTTGTTGGTGCAGCGGCAGCCTATGGTATGAAGAAGCTTGTCGAGAAGGAGAGCAAGGCGAAGGGTAAGTAA
- a CDS encoding (Fe-S)-binding protein produces MAARAPNPVVEKILRVVKERVKWEGFDKAALDSAVARLEAAIDVVKLHYLENCVGCAACAPACPYFYVDERFSPVNKAELTREIYRKKLTIAGRILGPLVGARLPKSEKDLDKIVEAVYRCTNCGHCYFVCPFGIDSGVLVQGLLKLIATGTGRAPTLIDFFAELERQEAYLEIQGFMDAWNVALQEAEKAVGKRLPYEKKGADVLLLPMLTDAMFYPGAIAGAVKTLEAAGIDYTLPEKPWAFRAAIGVVVGRREIAREVFARLVERIEALGVKRVVLLDGGFPYPWLRWEVTKLLGRRLGFKVLHFVELVDELIAGKKLPYEQGDDEVTWHDPCQLARRGGVTVEPYRVLKALSRRFRPLKHHGVESYCCAGGGGIGCMNMEMIKQMSMILGISPDDLLAGDKERRFIEETEKAWAIAVKRKIDEIRESGAKLVVTACPVCMHSIAGGAKIYGLSVDVKHIAEYVGERVKG; encoded by the coding sequence ATGGCGGCTCGTGCTCCGAACCCCGTGGTCGAGAAGATACTACGTGTGGTGAAGGAGAGGGTAAAGTGGGAGGGATTCGACAAGGCTGCGCTAGACTCAGCGGTGGCTAGGCTGGAAGCGGCAATAGACGTGGTAAAGCTACACTACCTGGAGAACTGTGTTGGGTGTGCCGCCTGTGCCCCAGCATGCCCATACTTCTACGTTGATGAGCGCTTCTCGCCGGTGAACAAGGCGGAGTTAACCCGCGAGATATACAGGAAGAAGCTGACGATTGCGGGTCGTATACTAGGACCTCTGGTTGGCGCCCGTCTACCAAAGAGCGAGAAAGACCTTGATAAGATAGTTGAGGCTGTATATCGTTGTACGAACTGCGGTCACTGCTACTTCGTGTGTCCATTCGGTATTGACAGCGGTGTGTTGGTGCAGGGTCTGCTTAAGCTGATAGCCACCGGCACCGGTAGAGCACCGACGCTAATCGACTTCTTCGCCGAGCTTGAGAGGCAGGAGGCGTACCTTGAGATACAGGGGTTCATGGATGCGTGGAATGTTGCCCTTCAGGAGGCGGAGAAGGCGGTTGGGAAGCGGCTACCCTACGAGAAGAAGGGCGCTGACGTACTACTACTCCCGATGCTAACCGATGCCATGTTCTACCCTGGCGCGATAGCCGGTGCCGTCAAGACGCTAGAGGCTGCGGGGATAGACTACACGCTGCCAGAGAAGCCTTGGGCATTTCGTGCAGCCATAGGCGTGGTTGTAGGCAGGCGCGAGATTGCACGAGAGGTGTTCGCCAGGCTCGTCGAGAGGATAGAAGCACTGGGAGTAAAACGCGTCGTGTTGCTTGACGGTGGCTTCCCATACCCGTGGCTAAGATGGGAAGTGACCAAGCTACTCGGCAGACGCCTAGGATTCAAAGTGTTGCACTTCGTGGAGCTTGTGGACGAACTGATAGCGGGCAAGAAGCTGCCATACGAGCAGGGCGATGACGAGGTAACGTGGCACGACCCATGCCAGCTTGCCAGGCGCGGTGGTGTCACTGTCGAGCCCTATAGGGTCCTAAAGGCGCTCAGCAGGCGCTTCCGCCCGTTAAAGCATCACGGCGTTGAGAGCTATTGTTGTGCTGGTGGCGGTGGCATTGGATGCATGAACATGGAGATGATTAAACAGATGTCAATGATACTAGGCATTAGTCCTGACGATCTACTGGCGGGTGACAAGGAGCGCCGCTTCATAGAGGAGACTGAGAAGGCTTGGGCTATCGCCGTGAAGAGGAAGATAGACGAAATACGCGAGAGCGGTGCTAAGCTGGTTGTAACAGCTTGTCCAGTGTGCATGCACTCTATCGCTGGTGGCGCGAAGATATACGGTCTCAGTGTTGACGTGAAGCACATCGCTGAGTACGTTGGCGAGCGTGTTAAAGGATGA
- a CDS encoding nickel-dependent hydrogenase large subunit yields the protein MVREIKLHIDPVTRIEGHLGVRVHVDADTRKPTGKVWAFVTMFSGFEIFGIGRPPEDLAHVTSRICGVCGASHANASTLAVDMAYGVSPKPMGVVLRNMAFAMTDHIYDHTIILGMLEGPDYSAALVKKFTPKVYEAAKQTRAENRDIHGFTTIADIMEALNPVVGKVWQLAVKFQRIAREAGVLIYGRHSHPSTLLPGGIATDLSNAQYLFTGYTFRLAKLTAWAKWFYALWEDLMRFYEENVTLDPAGNLSYACNGLSYAYTEEPKECPGMRTTVLAAASSGLFDDPEVYGEGMPEYNPEEFYKSIDKAGRARMLKPGVIIKGKMVTDKLTEYQVSIMEHVERAFYKEWDMPDFGTDVDPAGNKLLWGRVDPRFHPWNKITVPEVTSKTIKWDGKYTWAAHVRLVWKDGSILPFEVGPYTRLLATSMHAYKLEAAVVDASLVSDGNNKLKVHLPRACAEGLPSSVCEPMEFEWKVPPISTTIYRLWARAFNLVVDIVAAWKSVEQGLALLGQGRVETSRPWKTPGDVTRGFGFTEAPRGTVRHWVVQKGGRTLNIQIHAPSTGNVSPQDRYGFSPYEQSVLNSWVTEEGKPEEWQGLDFVRSIRSFDPCLACAVHIGFYRNGKEIKRVKKVITNVYYSF from the coding sequence ATGGTGCGCGAGATAAAACTCCACATTGACCCGGTCACTAGAATCGAGGGACACCTAGGTGTAAGAGTACACGTTGACGCGGATACCAGGAAGCCCACAGGAAAGGTATGGGCATTTGTGACGATGTTCTCGGGCTTCGAGATATTCGGCATCGGGAGGCCGCCAGAGGACCTAGCTCACGTGACAAGCAGAATCTGTGGCGTTTGTGGCGCATCGCATGCCAACGCGTCAACCCTCGCGGTCGACATGGCGTACGGAGTTAGCCCGAAACCAATGGGCGTCGTGCTGAGGAACATGGCGTTTGCTATGACGGATCACATCTATGACCACACAATCATACTCGGTATGCTAGAGGGCCCAGACTACAGCGCCGCGTTGGTTAAGAAGTTTACACCCAAGGTCTATGAGGCTGCCAAACAGACACGTGCCGAGAATCGCGACATACACGGGTTCACGACAATAGCTGACATAATGGAGGCTCTTAACCCGGTTGTTGGGAAGGTCTGGCAGCTCGCAGTTAAGTTCCAGCGTATAGCTCGCGAGGCAGGAGTCCTCATCTACGGCAGGCACAGCCACCCCTCGACACTACTGCCGGGCGGTATAGCTACAGACCTTAGCAATGCACAGTACCTGTTCACGGGCTACACCTTCCGTCTAGCGAAGCTTACCGCATGGGCTAAGTGGTTCTATGCCCTGTGGGAGGATCTAATGAGGTTCTACGAGGAGAATGTGACGCTAGACCCGGCAGGGAACCTAAGCTACGCTTGCAATGGCCTCAGCTACGCCTACACCGAGGAGCCAAAGGAGTGCCCAGGTATGAGGACGACTGTGCTGGCGGCGGCCAGTAGTGGTCTATTCGACGACCCGGAGGTCTACGGTGAGGGTATGCCAGAGTACAACCCAGAGGAGTTCTACAAGAGCATTGACAAGGCTGGTAGGGCGAGGATGTTGAAACCAGGAGTAATAATCAAAGGCAAAATGGTAACTGACAAGCTTACAGAGTACCAGGTCAGCATAATGGAGCATGTTGAGAGGGCCTTCTACAAGGAGTGGGACATGCCAGACTTTGGCACCGATGTTGACCCGGCTGGCAACAAGCTACTCTGGGGCAGGGTAGACCCCAGGTTCCACCCATGGAACAAGATAACAGTGCCAGAGGTCACCAGCAAGACGATCAAATGGGATGGGAAGTACACCTGGGCGGCACACGTAAGACTAGTTTGGAAAGATGGGAGCATACTGCCATTCGAGGTTGGGCCGTACACGAGGCTCCTAGCGACAAGCATGCATGCCTACAAGCTAGAGGCTGCAGTTGTTGACGCTAGCCTAGTAAGCGACGGTAACAACAAGCTCAAGGTCCATCTGCCAAGAGCGTGCGCCGAGGGCCTACCCAGTAGCGTCTGCGAGCCAATGGAGTTTGAGTGGAAAGTACCACCCATAAGCACGACGATATACAGGCTATGGGCAAGGGCGTTCAACCTTGTAGTGGATATCGTGGCTGCGTGGAAGAGCGTTGAGCAAGGCCTAGCCCTACTCGGTCAGGGCAGAGTGGAGACTTCGAGGCCGTGGAAGACCCCTGGCGACGTCACTCGCGGCTTCGGCTTTACAGAGGCGCCGCGTGGCACCGTGAGGCACTGGGTAGTGCAGAAGGGCGGCAGGACCCTCAACATACAGATACACGCGCCGTCAACGGGTAACGTCTCGCCCCAGGACCGCTATGGCTTCAGCCCGTATGAGCAGAGCGTGCTAAACAGCTGGGTCACCGAGGAGGGCAAGCCAGAGGAGTGGCAGGGTCTAGACTTCGTGAGGTCGATCAGAAGCTTCGATCCATGCCTCGCTTGCGCAGTCCACATAGGCTTCTATCGCAACGGCAAGGAGATCAAGAGGGTAAAGAAAGTGATAACCAACGTCTACTACAGCTTCTAA
- a CDS encoding SixA phosphatase family protein — MANDMLIILFRHGRAVSKEEAGSDEERWLTKRGRCEVEAVARLLPVKPPTVYTSPLRRARETAEVIAAVHGSSVRLHPGLAPGADLGALKSVEELRDGVVFVGHNPDLEEMIEALTGGRVRLAAGTAAGIEVDENLAEGRLVFLIPPSVATRVHPCEEA; from the coding sequence TTGGCGAACGACATGTTAATCATACTGTTTCGTCATGGTCGGGCTGTTTCGAAAGAGGAAGCAGGTAGCGACGAGGAACGATGGCTGACGAAGCGTGGAAGATGCGAGGTGGAGGCTGTCGCGCGGTTACTGCCGGTTAAGCCGCCAACAGTGTATACGAGCCCGTTGAGAAGGGCTAGGGAGACTGCCGAGGTAATAGCGGCCGTGCACGGATCGAGTGTTCGGCTGCATCCCGGGCTAGCCCCTGGGGCTGACCTGGGTGCGCTGAAGAGCGTTGAAGAGTTACGAGACGGAGTGGTGTTTGTGGGCCACAACCCGGACCTCGAGGAAATGATAGAGGCGTTGACGGGTGGACGGGTGAGGCTTGCAGCCGGTACAGCTGCTGGCATAGAGGTTGACGAGAATCTGGCTGAAGGGCGGCTCGTATTCCTAATACCTCCCAGTGTTGCTACCCGGGTGCACCCCTGTGAAGAAGCGTGA
- a CDS encoding HAD-IB family phosphatase, whose translation MATPRMLVVFDVDGVLVAPRSSWDVVHEALGTSNEAKVYAELFWKGLLSYMDWMLADTQLWLNAEPRLDREMLEDILSVAEPLPEAIEASNLLRRKGAEIVLISGGINLVVERVAKSIGARLFVSPRLIFDNRGKLLPGGMPVVEADAKHRWLLRFTAELGVPLNRVAVVGDTRVDAPMMRLSGCGVAVRPADDVVVKAAGGRVARDPLEAAELILNECLGPA comes from the coding sequence TTGGCGACACCAAGGATGCTCGTGGTATTTGACGTCGATGGCGTGCTTGTCGCGCCGCGCAGCAGCTGGGACGTTGTACACGAGGCTCTCGGAACCAGCAACGAGGCGAAAGTGTATGCAGAGCTATTCTGGAAGGGCCTCCTCTCGTACATGGACTGGATGCTTGCAGATACACAGTTATGGCTGAATGCAGAGCCCAGGCTCGACCGAGAGATGCTCGAAGATATACTGTCTGTTGCTGAGCCACTACCAGAGGCTATAGAAGCTTCCAATCTGCTTAGACGCAAGGGCGCCGAGATAGTACTCATCAGTGGCGGCATCAACCTCGTAGTGGAGCGTGTCGCGAAGAGCATCGGTGCCAGGCTCTTCGTCTCGCCGCGCCTCATATTCGATAATAGGGGCAAGCTCTTGCCAGGCGGTATGCCAGTAGTGGAGGCCGATGCCAAACACCGATGGCTTCTGAGGTTCACAGCCGAGCTGGGAGTGCCCCTCAACCGGGTGGCTGTGGTAGGCGATACTAGGGTAGACGCGCCTATGATGAGGCTCTCGGGGTGCGGTGTCGCTGTGAGACCGGCAGATGATGTCGTCGTGAAAGCTGCGGGAGGCAGAGTTGCGCGTGACCCTCTAGAGGCTGCTGAGCTCATCCTAAACGAGTGTCTAGGACCAGCCTAG
- a CDS encoding ATP-binding protein, with protein MAECKVELPPLANGEEEAWLVRSAPVAPSRRRAVEDLLDSVEEALASREPIIVVVVGEWGEGKTAAWHAFVKPRLREAGVETIEVRAAALAEVMARASWIVSPGWRLLTSIAAIVMGGSIPGDYRAAVSKLLERGRLAVFIDEVEDLTYREGMLEALLEGLHALIDGEVPEARVHFYLSVSPTAYAKMASWVAWRRFRRRIRVVELKPLYRGEMIEALMSMLRAACGGCMPVEDPRLLNAVVEVSKGNLGTLAAYTRRILAAWLRRRCKPLSVGDVVRILSEPMVAGVLSTGLDLEVLREYEEKYGEPGVAALLALLLNEEEGKSLGDMLLEGRACRGNTYDDSVFIDADGNVVSIRGAWAQHLAAQGGFVSTSAEVCNESGESVVWLPKIEHIRRVYGSHDSIADFIPDENLRRQALREAYRDPRYAAKGLAALLCLASWRCRTCNEIEGSVVLETHVKGSTVRIAIVPSGIDIAGLTRLTSSLKPHVIVALGDVGRVAGLSRIVRLDLDPITLMKLGALGFVTKGCKPTTNIDVDKIALLSARLEMDHEITRKIVESLTSGDCWLYLPSFTHPPHIKPEVMVDIVRLVGLLVKCSIEDIVVVAGKLGLHLKSDHVEMALRHLAKLGVIVEENGRYRVALSPPERGVLKVLEHLGGKARVEEVARLMVAERGWGKHTAIWIHLLAAKGYIQAPKRLVPRSLLHIKPLDILRGEASAAIKQLPEELREPREVCSDELCERAWLASIIWAASRVRENSERSGHGEESVVSRVAGTTGVTTDLLETRVQGVEPLTASAGREAGGVDTGRLEVFSARLLEALRLVPYALQTGRLEELAASVLKAKESVARGKVDDGIAILNDAVVSVVRAPDTLLIETVKRIDPDALEQLSLIEDPAAKRRAMEKLIAMKIARVVEKSMARLQARLVLDTRLG; from the coding sequence GTGGCTGAGTGTAAGGTAGAGCTGCCACCCCTCGCAAACGGCGAGGAGGAGGCGTGGCTAGTTAGAAGCGCACCGGTGGCGCCGTCCAGGAGGAGAGCTGTTGAGGACCTCCTCGACAGTGTTGAAGAGGCTCTGGCGTCACGCGAGCCCATCATAGTCGTCGTGGTTGGCGAGTGGGGTGAGGGCAAGACTGCAGCGTGGCATGCCTTCGTAAAACCGAGATTGCGAGAAGCCGGTGTAGAGACCATAGAGGTGCGTGCAGCTGCCCTTGCAGAGGTGATGGCCAGAGCCTCTTGGATAGTATCGCCAGGGTGGCGTCTGCTCACGAGCATAGCGGCTATCGTGATGGGTGGAAGTATACCCGGTGACTATCGTGCAGCTGTTTCGAAACTCCTGGAGCGAGGCCGACTAGCCGTCTTCATAGACGAGGTTGAGGATCTCACTTATCGTGAGGGTATGTTGGAGGCTCTGCTAGAAGGGCTGCATGCGCTCATCGACGGCGAAGTGCCGGAGGCTCGAGTGCACTTCTATCTATCAGTGTCGCCAACGGCATATGCAAAGATGGCATCGTGGGTCGCGTGGCGCAGATTTAGAAGGAGGATACGCGTAGTCGAGTTGAAGCCGCTGTATCGCGGCGAGATGATAGAAGCGCTAATGTCGATGTTGCGGGCCGCGTGCGGCGGGTGTATGCCGGTAGAGGACCCACGGCTTCTCAACGCCGTTGTGGAAGTGTCCAAGGGCAACCTTGGCACACTTGCAGCGTACACTAGGAGGATTCTGGCCGCATGGTTGCGAAGAAGGTGCAAGCCACTAAGTGTCGGCGACGTGGTGCGCATACTATCAGAGCCTATGGTAGCTGGTGTGCTCTCAACAGGACTGGATCTAGAGGTGCTTCGCGAGTATGAGGAGAAGTACGGCGAGCCTGGTGTGGCAGCACTTCTGGCGCTGTTGTTGAACGAGGAGGAGGGCAAGAGTCTTGGCGACATGCTCCTAGAGGGGCGCGCCTGCAGGGGCAACACGTACGATGATAGCGTCTTCATCGATGCTGATGGCAATGTGGTGAGTATCCGTGGTGCCTGGGCCCAACACTTAGCTGCGCAGGGAGGCTTTGTATCAACTAGCGCCGAGGTGTGTAACGAGAGTGGCGAGAGTGTAGTCTGGCTGCCCAAGATAGAGCACATAAGGAGGGTTTACGGTAGTCACGATTCGATAGCCGATTTCATACCAGACGAGAACCTGAGAAGACAAGCCCTACGCGAGGCCTACCGTGACCCTCGCTACGCGGCTAAGGGCCTTGCCGCACTGTTATGCTTAGCCAGCTGGAGGTGTAGGACGTGCAACGAGATCGAGGGGAGCGTGGTTCTAGAGACGCATGTCAAGGGTAGCACTGTCCGCATCGCCATAGTTCCATCGGGCATCGATATAGCGGGGTTGACGCGGTTAACGAGCAGCTTGAAGCCCCATGTTATAGTCGCGCTCGGCGATGTAGGTAGGGTGGCAGGGCTCTCTAGGATAGTAAGGCTCGACCTTGATCCCATCACGCTTATGAAACTAGGAGCGCTCGGCTTTGTAACCAAGGGCTGCAAGCCGACCACCAACATAGATGTTGACAAAATCGCCCTGTTGTCAGCTAGGCTTGAAATGGATCACGAGATTACCAGGAAGATAGTCGAGTCCCTAACGAGCGGCGACTGTTGGCTATATCTGCCGTCTTTCACGCACCCGCCTCACATCAAGCCAGAAGTAATGGTCGACATTGTTAGGCTAGTAGGGCTGCTCGTCAAGTGTAGCATCGAGGACATTGTGGTAGTGGCTGGGAAGCTAGGGCTGCACTTAAAGAGCGATCATGTGGAGATGGCGTTGCGGCACCTTGCAAAACTCGGTGTAATAGTGGAGGAGAATGGTAGATACAGAGTAGCTCTGTCTCCGCCAGAACGTGGTGTGTTGAAGGTCCTGGAGCATCTGGGCGGAAAGGCCAGGGTAGAGGAAGTGGCGAGGCTGATGGTCGCTGAGAGAGGATGGGGCAAGCACACGGCTATATGGATACATCTTCTGGCCGCCAAGGGGTACATACAAGCGCCCAAGAGGCTAGTACCACGTTCACTGTTGCACATCAAACCCCTTGACATTCTAAGGGGTGAGGCCTCAGCGGCTATCAAGCAGCTACCGGAAGAGCTTCGAGAGCCTAGGGAGGTTTGCAGCGACGAGCTGTGTGAGAGAGCGTGGCTGGCATCGATAATCTGGGCAGCGAGTAGGGTCAGGGAGAATAGCGAAAGAAGTGGACACGGTGAAGAGAGTGTTGTTAGTCGCGTGGCAGGGACTACGGGCGTAACTACGGATCTCCTGGAGACTCGCGTGCAGGGGGTAGAACCGCTTACGGCTAGTGCTGGGCGAGAAGCTGGTGGTGTGGATACGGGTAGGCTAGAGGTGTTCAGTGCTAGGCTTCTGGAGGCGCTCAGGCTAGTCCCCTATGCTCTGCAGACGGGTAGGCTTGAGGAGCTTGCCGCTAGCGTGTTGAAAGCGAAGGAGAGCGTGGCACGCGGCAAAGTAGATGACGGGATAGCCATACTTAATGATGCCGTGGTTAGCGTGGTAAGGGCGCCAGACACGCTTCTGATAGAAACTGTGAAGCGCATAGACCCGGATGCCCTAGAACAGTTGAGTCTCATTGAGGACCCGGCGGCCAAGAGAAGGGCTATGGAGAAACTAATAGCGATGAAGATAGCACGTGTGGTTGAGAAGAGTATGGCCAGGCTACAAGCTAGGCTGGTCCTAGACACTCGTTTAGGATGA